The following proteins are co-located in the Haloarcula marismortui ATCC 43049 genome:
- a CDS encoding COG1361 S-layer family protein, with amino-acid sequence MKPRTLLTLAVVALLMASGTAIGAVTGSPDFDATFVDNTVTPGEETTLDVVLVNSGTIDSGSSTQGVQNSEVTTARGTMVKVNSGDAPITVTTNKQAVGSVPEGKTEPIPFEVSVDDSASPGDYTVPVIVEYKYTSYASESDGARAETTTSERIELEIEIDDDAAFDVVNVDSGARVDSTGTVAVTVENTGDEPARESSVTLKSTNSELTVGGDASSSRFIDTWEAGEQRTLRYRVGASGDTRAEPYQFDLQVDFDDTDGVRKSTTASSLGITPNPEQTFTVESTDSDVAVGDSGTYNVTLRNDGPVTVSGATVSLATQNTAITFGQSESTSQFVGSWEPGETRTVSVDASASDDAKTQSYALSASVSYDDPEGDAGVADDISLGIRPEPEQSFELGDVESTLQAGDDGTLEASLTNTGDRTVRNVVLNWESSHDNVSPKETQYAVGDLEPGESATVSFDADVSDNANAGPRQFDFVATYRNSEDDRRESDTLEIRQSVDGSADEFIVETTNASVNVGGSSTLEVTITNDAGQRLTDIEAKLFAESPISVSDDQAYVDSLDQGESTTIEFGISASGAAMTKSYPVSVDFQYEEPDGDTPVSDTYRLPVSVTNSGGGSSPLTAIIGVALVAALAIGGYFRFR; translated from the coding sequence ATGAAACCACGAACATTACTGACGCTGGCTGTTGTCGCATTGCTCATGGCATCCGGAACGGCGATCGGCGCCGTGACCGGAAGTCCCGACTTCGACGCAACGTTCGTCGATAATACCGTCACACCCGGTGAGGAGACGACACTCGACGTCGTCCTCGTCAACAGCGGAACGATCGACTCCGGGTCTTCGACCCAGGGTGTCCAGAACAGCGAAGTGACGACCGCCCGCGGAACGATGGTCAAGGTCAACAGCGGCGACGCCCCGATTACGGTGACGACGAACAAACAGGCCGTTGGGTCCGTCCCAGAAGGAAAAACGGAGCCGATTCCCTTCGAAGTGAGCGTCGATGACAGTGCAAGCCCAGGAGACTATACCGTTCCAGTCATCGTCGAATACAAGTACACAAGCTATGCCTCAGAAAGCGACGGTGCACGGGCTGAAACGACCACGAGCGAACGGATCGAACTCGAAATCGAAATCGACGACGACGCGGCTTTTGACGTGGTGAACGTCGACTCCGGTGCACGCGTGGATTCGACCGGCACGGTCGCAGTCACTGTCGAGAACACCGGTGACGAGCCGGCCCGAGAATCCTCGGTAACGCTGAAATCGACGAACTCCGAACTCACAGTCGGTGGCGACGCCAGCAGCTCCCGGTTTATCGACACCTGGGAGGCCGGTGAACAGCGTACCCTCCGGTACCGCGTCGGTGCGAGCGGTGATACGAGAGCCGAACCGTATCAGTTCGACCTCCAGGTCGACTTCGACGACACGGACGGGGTGCGAAAGAGCACGACCGCCTCCTCCCTCGGTATTACGCCCAACCCCGAGCAAACGTTCACCGTCGAAAGTACCGACAGTGACGTCGCTGTCGGCGATTCCGGGACGTACAACGTGACCCTGCGCAACGACGGTCCTGTCACGGTCTCGGGCGCGACAGTGTCGCTTGCCACGCAGAACACCGCAATTACGTTCGGACAGTCCGAGTCCACGTCGCAGTTCGTCGGCTCCTGGGAGCCCGGTGAAACGCGAACGGTGAGCGTCGACGCAAGCGCCAGCGACGACGCCAAGACACAGAGCTACGCCCTGTCGGCGTCGGTAAGCTACGACGACCCCGAAGGCGATGCCGGCGTCGCTGACGACATCTCGCTCGGAATCCGGCCCGAGCCAGAGCAGTCCTTCGAGCTAGGCGACGTTGAATCGACCCTGCAGGCAGGTGACGACGGCACGCTGGAAGCGTCACTCACCAACACTGGCGACCGAACGGTCCGTAACGTTGTCCTGAACTGGGAGAGTTCCCACGACAACGTCTCGCCGAAGGAAACCCAGTACGCAGTCGGCGATCTCGAGCCGGGCGAGTCGGCGACCGTCTCGTTCGATGCCGACGTGTCCGATAACGCGAACGCCGGCCCACGACAGTTCGATTTCGTCGCCACCTACCGCAACAGTGAGGACGACAGGCGCGAGAGCGACACGCTCGAAATCCGACAGAGCGTCGACGGGAGCGCCGATGAGTTCATTGTCGAGACGACGAACGCGTCCGTCAACGTTGGCGGGTCCAGCACGCTCGAAGTGACTATCACCAACGACGCCGGGCAGCGACTGACCGATATCGAGGCAAAACTGTTCGCCGAGTCACCGATCTCCGTCTCGGACGACCAGGCGTACGTCGACAGCCTTGACCAGGGTGAGTCAACAACCATCGAGTTCGGCATCAGCGCAAGCGGTGCCGCGATGACGAAGAGCTACCCCGTTTCGGTGGACTTCCAGTACGAGGAACCGGACGGAGATACGCCGGTGTCTGATACCTACCGGCTTCCGGTCTCCGTGACCAACTCCGGCGGTGGCAGTTCACCACTGACGGCGATTATCGGCGTCGCACTCGTGGCCGCCCTGGCCATCGGCGGCTACTTCAGGTTCCGCTAA
- a CDS encoding TetR/AcrR family transcriptional regulator encodes MSDGIPFAGEPADSHEAIMRATFRALREYGYAGLSIQRIADEADLSKSTFYHHFDGKEDLLLSFQEFILTEFNRIFQIESTGDPEQDIKTFVSLILDDFPDCVETPTKNAVLGSYVEMRAQAVQNPDFREKFTETDELFARQLVQIIEDGIEQGVFADVDPDTVSRFMITILDGVILQSATRNDNPVAEVRDTIDEYIEETLILNT; translated from the coding sequence ATGAGTGATGGAATTCCGTTCGCCGGGGAGCCAGCGGACTCGCACGAGGCGATAATGCGAGCCACGTTCCGTGCCCTCCGGGAATACGGGTATGCCGGACTTTCGATACAGCGAATCGCGGACGAGGCCGACCTCAGCAAATCGACGTTTTATCACCACTTCGATGGCAAGGAGGACCTCCTGTTGTCGTTTCAGGAGTTCATCCTCACGGAATTTAACCGCATTTTTCAGATCGAGTCGACCGGCGACCCCGAACAGGACATCAAGACGTTTGTCAGTCTCATTCTCGACGATTTCCCGGACTGCGTCGAAACGCCAACCAAGAACGCCGTACTCGGTTCGTACGTCGAGATGCGTGCTCAGGCAGTCCAGAACCCGGACTTCCGCGAGAAATTCACTGAGACGGACGAACTGTTCGCCCGACAACTCGTACAGATCATCGAGGACGGCATCGAACAGGGAGTCTTCGCCGATGTCGACCCCGACACGGTTTCGCGATTCATGATCACGATACTCGACGGTGTAATTCTTCAGAGCGCAACGCGCAACGACAATCCTGTCGCCGAGGTTCGGGATACCATCGACGAGTACATCGAAGAGACGCTGATTCTCAACACCTAG
- a CDS encoding response regulator, producing the protein MLVVDDEHDVADTQALKLGERYETTVAYSGQAALDAAGPEFDAVLLDRRMPDVHGDDVLSRLRERGYDGIIIMLTAVDADLNILEMPFDDYLQKPVGQSTLLSTLDQHLDRPDEDDRLDEYFRISSKLSVLEREKSASQLESSAEYTELKERARELEWMLHAENDDFEELKQTYQSISRS; encoded by the coding sequence GTGCTCGTCGTTGACGACGAACACGACGTCGCCGACACGCAGGCCCTGAAACTGGGTGAGCGTTACGAGACGACGGTTGCGTACAGTGGCCAAGCAGCGCTCGACGCTGCCGGCCCGGAGTTCGACGCTGTGTTGCTCGACCGACGAATGCCTGACGTGCACGGTGACGACGTGCTTTCGCGGTTGCGTGAGCGAGGGTACGACGGCATCATCATCATGCTGACCGCGGTCGACGCTGATCTGAATATTCTGGAGATGCCGTTCGATGACTACCTCCAGAAGCCGGTCGGCCAGTCGACGCTCCTGTCGACGCTCGATCAACATCTCGACAGACCCGACGAGGACGATAGGCTCGACGAGTACTTCCGGATTTCCTCGAAGCTCTCTGTGCTGGAACGCGAAAAGTCCGCGTCACAACTGGAATCGAGCGCCGAGTACACGGAGCTAAAGGAACGTGCCAGGGAACTGGAATGGATGTTGCACGCCGAGAACGATGATTTCGAAGAGCTGAAACAGACGTACCAGTCTATCAGCCGAAGCTAG
- a CDS encoding IS6-like element ISH14 family transposase → MAEITRLSGCRDWIDLGFVERERTPEPAMALGIQSHVAGLSLSNTVELLEDLGVQRSRKAVHDWVQKADLQPDSGKSPNQIALDETVIRINDQQFWLYAAADPQSNELLHIRLFATTTTTLTEIFLRELRQKHDVETAVFLVDGAQHLQTALQRAGLRFQMSRHGNRNAVERIFRELKRRTSSFSNCFSHVEPETAENWLLSFARWHNATN, encoded by the coding sequence ATGGCAGAAATCACGCGCCTCAGCGGATGTAGAGACTGGATTGATTTGGGTTTTGTGGAGCGCGAGCGGACACCCGAGCCAGCGATGGCGTTGGGTATTCAATCGCACGTTGCGGGCCTCTCGCTATCGAATACCGTTGAATTACTCGAAGATCTGGGTGTCCAACGCAGTCGCAAAGCCGTCCACGATTGGGTGCAGAAAGCCGATCTACAGCCCGACTCTGGAAAATCTCCGAATCAGATTGCGCTTGACGAAACAGTGATTCGGATCAACGATCAGCAGTTCTGGCTGTACGCCGCGGCCGATCCGCAGTCGAACGAACTGCTTCACATCCGGCTATTTGCGACGACTACGACCACTCTCACAGAAATTTTCTTGCGCGAACTTCGGCAAAAACACGACGTCGAAACTGCCGTCTTTCTCGTCGATGGCGCTCAACATCTTCAAACTGCACTGCAACGAGCTGGACTCCGATTTCAGATGTCTCGCCACGGAAATCGGAACGCTGTCGAACGGATTTTTCGAGAACTAAAGCGACGAACCTCGTCGTTTTCGAATTGCTTTAGCCATGTCGAACCGGAAACAGCCGAAAATTGGTTGCTGAGTTTCGCTCGCTGGCACAATGCTACTAACTAA
- a CDS encoding NAD(+)/NADH kinase — protein sequence MTVGIVAQRDNDRAMSLASTLCDRLRATSAAVVVDETTAGALGDHDAWEAAVPDSAPVDEMSACNLVVSIGGDGTFLYAARGAGSTPILGVNLGEVGFLNAIAPEEAVETVVAEVEHIQKTGSARTRAKPRLQASGDNWELSPALNEVVVQGERRGHGGGATVDVYVDDSLYTSGHADGVLVATPTGSTAYNLSERGPLVHPDVAGLIITGMADEMGTPPLVVDVDSEIVVELTDADSGVVVSDGRVRKDVVPPERITVSRAGEPVRLAGPPLDFFTALDKLA from the coding sequence ATGACTGTCGGGATCGTCGCGCAGCGGGACAACGACCGGGCTATGTCGCTTGCGAGTACACTGTGTGACCGACTGCGCGCCACGTCGGCGGCCGTCGTTGTCGACGAAACGACCGCCGGAGCGCTGGGTGACCACGACGCATGGGAGGCAGCCGTGCCCGATTCGGCTCCGGTCGATGAGATGTCCGCCTGTAATCTCGTCGTGAGTATCGGCGGCGACGGGACATTTCTGTACGCGGCCCGCGGTGCGGGGTCAACGCCGATACTGGGGGTCAATCTCGGCGAAGTCGGCTTTCTGAACGCTATTGCACCCGAAGAGGCCGTCGAGACGGTCGTCGCGGAGGTCGAACACATCCAGAAAACCGGGAGCGCCAGAACGCGGGCCAAGCCGCGACTCCAGGCCAGCGGCGACAACTGGGAGCTGTCGCCGGCGCTAAACGAGGTCGTCGTGCAGGGCGAGCGCCGCGGTCACGGCGGCGGGGCGACGGTCGATGTGTACGTCGATGACTCGCTGTACACGTCCGGCCACGCCGACGGCGTACTGGTGGCGACACCCACCGGCTCGACGGCGTACAACCTCAGCGAACGCGGGCCGCTCGTCCACCCCGACGTGGCTGGCCTCATCATCACGGGGATGGCAGACGAGATGGGGACGCCACCGCTGGTCGTCGACGTTGACAGCGAAATCGTCGTCGAACTCACAGACGCCGACAGCGGTGTCGTCGTCAGTGACGGGCGGGTTCGAAAAGACGTGGTCCCACCGGAGCGGATAACGGTCTCGCGTGCGGGCGAGCCGGTCCGGCTTGCCGGTCCGCCGCTTGATTTTTTCACCGCACTTGACAAGCTGGCCTAA
- a CDS encoding KaiC domain-containing protein produces MSEDDESDDDWFESALDDEDGDSEPTEADDISATPSESDTEEPASTGTDSFGADSDDGKRSGDSSPFDDDGSADFTEGSDSSPFGDDGSAASGGDSSPFDDSGGDPFSSESGPADADAGSPGDGDGGGLFDDDFATAFESAGSGGGDSGSDFEEEFESDIPRVDIGIEGLDQMIQGGIPQRHLIVTIGSAGTGKTTFGLQFLHHGLRNGENAVFLTLEQSHDAILDTAGDRGWGFEEYEEQGQLAIVDLDPVEMANSLDNIRGELPALIEKFDADRLVLDSVSLLEMMYDDQSRRRTEVFDFTRSLKQAGVTTMLVSEASETNPFASRHGIIEYLTDAVFILQYVRSDTSETRLAVEIQKIRNANHSRETKPYEITNDGISVYQQANIF; encoded by the coding sequence ATGAGTGAGGATGACGAGTCCGACGACGACTGGTTTGAAAGTGCGCTGGACGACGAGGACGGCGACAGCGAACCGACTGAGGCAGACGACATTTCGGCGACGCCATCCGAGAGCGACACCGAGGAACCGGCGTCTACCGGCACTGACTCGTTTGGGGCCGACAGTGACGACGGCAAGCGCAGTGGTGATAGCAGCCCGTTCGATGACGACGGCAGCGCCGACTTTACTGAAGGCAGTGATAGCAGCCCGTTTGGTGATGACGGCAGCGCCGCTTCTGGCGGGGACAGCAGCCCGTTCGACGACAGCGGCGGTGACCCCTTCAGCAGCGAGAGTGGGCCTGCTGATGCCGACGCTGGGTCCCCCGGCGATGGTGATGGCGGCGGGCTCTTTGACGACGACTTCGCCACGGCGTTCGAGTCTGCCGGCAGCGGTGGCGGTGACAGCGGGAGCGACTTCGAGGAGGAGTTCGAGTCCGACATCCCACGGGTCGACATCGGTATCGAGGGACTCGACCAGATGATTCAGGGCGGGATTCCACAGCGCCACCTCATCGTCACTATCGGTTCAGCCGGAACCGGGAAGACGACGTTCGGATTGCAGTTCCTCCACCACGGCCTTCGGAACGGCGAAAACGCAGTGTTTCTGACGCTCGAACAGTCCCACGACGCGATACTGGACACCGCCGGTGACCGCGGCTGGGGGTTTGAGGAGTACGAAGAGCAGGGCCAGCTAGCGATTGTCGACCTCGACCCGGTCGAGATGGCAAACAGTCTGGACAACATTCGCGGCGAGCTGCCGGCGCTCATCGAGAAGTTCGACGCCGACCGGCTGGTGCTTGACTCCGTCTCACTGCTTGAGATGATGTACGACGACCAGTCGCGACGACGCACTGAAGTGTTCGATTTCACCCGGTCGCTGAAACAGGCCGGCGTGACGACGATGCTCGTCTCCGAAGCCAGCGAGACCAACCCCTTCGCGTCCAGACACGGTATCATCGAATACCTGACGGACGCCGTGTTCATCCTTCAGTACGTCCGGTCAGACACCAGCGAGACGCGACTCGCCGTCGAGATCCAGAAGATACGGAACGCGAACCACTCCCGGGAGACGAAACCCTACGAGATAACGAACGACGGCATCTCAGTTTACCAGCAGGCTAACATCTTCTAA
- a CDS encoding DUF4013 domain-containing protein — protein sequence MESIDDALTYPMEDDDWTVTVLIGGGLSLLSFLIVPAILVYGYLVQAIRKRADGATQPPGFEDWGELLVDGVKAWLIGIVYMLVPLVVFGVTVGGSLFALATGTRAGAGAGLAGLFGGLAISFVLSLVFSYVATAAIIHFACTGEFGAGFDFGTLRTLVMSPEYATPWLVSIALFIAVNVVVNLLNVVPFIGSLIAVLLSPFATFYVLVVATDLWASGYNAALDDRDESESVGTATV from the coding sequence ATGGAATCGATAGACGATGCACTCACGTATCCCATGGAGGACGACGACTGGACCGTGACCGTCCTCATCGGCGGGGGCCTCAGCCTCCTCTCGTTCCTCATCGTCCCTGCAATCCTCGTGTACGGCTATCTCGTTCAGGCAATCCGCAAGCGAGCAGACGGGGCGACACAGCCGCCAGGGTTCGAAGACTGGGGGGAACTGCTTGTCGACGGCGTCAAAGCCTGGCTCATCGGTATCGTGTATATGCTCGTTCCGCTCGTCGTGTTCGGAGTAACTGTCGGCGGCAGCCTGTTCGCGCTTGCGACCGGGACTCGTGCCGGAGCGGGTGCCGGCCTGGCCGGCCTCTTCGGTGGGCTGGCCATCTCGTTCGTCCTGTCGCTGGTGTTCAGCTACGTTGCGACAGCGGCTATTATCCACTTCGCCTGTACCGGCGAGTTCGGTGCCGGGTTCGACTTCGGGACGCTACGGACGTTAGTCATGTCTCCGGAGTACGCGACACCGTGGCTGGTCTCGATTGCCCTGTTCATCGCCGTCAACGTCGTGGTGAACTTGCTCAACGTCGTTCCATTCATCGGCTCGCTTATTGCCGTGCTGCTCAGTCCGTTCGCCACCTTCTACGTGCTCGTCGTCGCGACGGACCTCTGGGCCAGCGGCTACAACGCCGCACTTGATGATCGGGATGAATCGGAGTCGGTCGGGACGGCGACGGTTTAG
- a CDS encoding universal stress protein, producing the protein MVLLVPFDGSALSKAALTRAMEFADYRDEDITALSVIPDDAAYAREHGWLDADEAFTVEAVADRMREQAESVAPAASFRYEVPEDVSSMASTTTNITRTIREVAHEEEASIVFIGSENAGRVSTPVCSVGSPVSEDPEYDVHIVRHP; encoded by the coding sequence ATGGTACTACTCGTTCCCTTTGACGGCTCGGCCCTGTCGAAAGCCGCGCTCACGCGGGCGATGGAGTTCGCGGACTACCGCGATGAGGATATCACTGCACTGTCTGTTATTCCGGACGATGCGGCGTACGCGCGGGAACACGGCTGGCTCGACGCGGATGAGGCGTTCACTGTTGAGGCGGTCGCCGACCGGATGCGAGAGCAAGCCGAGTCAGTCGCCCCGGCGGCGTCGTTCCGCTATGAGGTCCCGGAAGACGTGAGCTCGATGGCATCGACGACGACGAATATCACCCGGACAATCAGAGAAGTCGCTCACGAAGAGGAGGCCTCAATCGTGTTCATCGGCAGTGAAAACGCCGGGCGGGTGTCGACGCCGGTCTGTAGCGTCGGCTCGCCGGTCTCAGAAGACCCTGAATACGACGTTCATATCGTCCGGCACCCGTAG
- a CDS encoding universal stress protein, protein MAKRILVPVDSSDQASVACEFAAEEYPDATLVLLHVINPAEAGYSAEASIPSFSEEWYETQKATAEDLLDDLESEVTEAGVESVERVIEVGRPTKVIVEYADDHDISQIVMGSHGRSGMSRILLGSVAEIVVRRASIPVTVVR, encoded by the coding sequence ATGGCAAAGCGAATCCTTGTTCCGGTCGACAGCTCAGACCAAGCATCGGTAGCCTGTGAGTTCGCAGCCGAAGAGTATCCGGACGCGACACTCGTTCTCCTGCACGTCATCAACCCCGCAGAGGCCGGCTACAGCGCGGAGGCATCGATTCCCTCGTTCTCCGAGGAGTGGTACGAGACACAGAAGGCAACGGCGGAGGACCTCCTCGACGACCTTGAGTCGGAAGTGACCGAGGCCGGTGTCGAGTCCGTCGAACGCGTCATCGAGGTCGGGCGACCAACAAAGGTCATCGTGGAGTACGCGGATGACCACGACATCAGCCAGATCGTCATGGGGAGTCACGGCCGCTCGGGAATGTCTCGCATCCTTCTGGGTAGCGTCGCCGAAATCGTCGTCAGACGGGCGTCCATCCCCGTAACTGTCGTCAGATAG
- a CDS encoding ATP-binding protein: MSDLGDFTDFDGDDAAADDEAAQSAETADDGDGAVDASEETDPTTQSADDDFEDMDVTPAGTDTGLGVLSAANGLRISEEAEETVLRAYVTARNRSRLRIGTYLLVPYPGGERLFCRIKALEYAQEFHADDATEIHARRAMRERGIDERDFKFIAELEPVAVLYSDGGELKRRMTDRVPKPETVVREATDKSEIKTGLKIPEDGVFLGHLAVGGEKVRTAAEPPTIDYRLKDDYVAGDPLVFRHTLVAGGTGSGKTHSSKNVLRQYLGRTYEMGDGRTPELAVVQFDPQDEYAQMHDDNPEMTDEFERRCEREGIAYGGHDDTIAFVPKVAGADYNASHHRAEQVEFTIPFSLVHDNPWLIAGSSLNDNQYGALVNTLLPRFKREYGEGGTYSDFRTFLGDPALKEELDEAGDVHEATFDAVKRRVQGFGAVFDQDARPITDQISQFVRDGGLTVIPTYHITDSRTASTIVLAVSSLLIDQKLSNDPDYDRIKETPLVLGMDEAHNFLTDADSVQGRKVIGKFTEAAKQGRKERLGLYLITQDPQDIADPVFKQINTTMVLNLGDEDAISAVNIPSNLESKVPYMEKGQRVVYSPDNSEPVELIGLSTCVTRHGRD; encoded by the coding sequence ATGTCCGACCTCGGGGATTTCACTGATTTCGACGGCGACGACGCGGCGGCTGACGACGAGGCCGCACAGTCGGCCGAGACGGCCGATGACGGTGATGGGGCTGTCGATGCGTCGGAGGAAACCGACCCGACAACACAGTCTGCAGACGATGACTTCGAAGATATGGATGTGACACCGGCCGGAACAGACACCGGCCTCGGCGTCCTCTCGGCCGCGAACGGCCTCCGGATCAGCGAGGAAGCGGAGGAAACGGTCCTCCGGGCGTACGTCACCGCGCGGAACCGCTCGCGTCTGCGCATCGGCACGTATCTACTCGTCCCATACCCAGGCGGTGAGCGCCTGTTCTGCCGCATCAAGGCTCTGGAGTACGCCCAAGAGTTCCATGCCGACGACGCGACCGAAATCCACGCCCGGCGAGCGATGCGCGAGCGGGGCATCGACGAGCGGGATTTCAAATTCATCGCCGAGCTTGAGCCGGTTGCAGTGCTGTACAGCGACGGTGGCGAACTCAAACGTCGGATGACTGACCGGGTGCCAAAACCCGAAACCGTCGTCCGGGAGGCCACCGACAAGTCCGAGATCAAGACCGGCCTGAAGATTCCCGAGGACGGCGTCTTTCTGGGCCACCTTGCCGTCGGCGGCGAGAAGGTCCGCACCGCCGCCGAGCCGCCGACCATCGACTACCGGCTGAAAGACGACTACGTCGCCGGTGACCCGCTCGTGTTCCGGCACACCCTCGTTGCTGGCGGGACCGGGTCCGGGAAAACCCACAGTTCGAAGAACGTCCTGCGGCAGTATCTCGGTCGGACCTACGAGATGGGCGACGGCCGCACACCCGAACTCGCCGTCGTCCAGTTCGACCCCCAGGACGAGTACGCCCAGATGCACGACGACAACCCCGAGATGACCGACGAGTTCGAGCGGCGCTGTGAACGGGAAGGCATCGCTTACGGCGGGCACGACGACACTATCGCCTTCGTTCCGAAGGTGGCCGGGGCCGACTACAACGCCAGCCACCACCGCGCCGAGCAGGTGGAGTTCACGATTCCGTTCTCACTCGTCCACGACAATCCCTGGCTCATCGCCGGGTCAAGCCTGAACGACAACCAGTACGGCGCGCTGGTGAACACACTGCTCCCGCGGTTCAAGCGCGAATACGGGGAGGGCGGGACCTACAGCGACTTCCGGACCTTCCTCGGAGACCCCGCGCTCAAGGAGGAACTGGACGAGGCGGGAGACGTGCACGAGGCTACGTTCGACGCCGTCAAGCGCCGCGTTCAGGGCTTTGGCGCGGTTTTCGACCAGGACGCCCGACCAATCACCGACCAGATTTCGCAGTTCGTCCGCGACGGCGGGCTGACGGTTATCCCGACGTACCACATCACGGACTCCCGGACCGCATCGACAATCGTACTGGCCGTCTCCAGCCTGCTCATCGACCAGAAGCTCTCGAACGACCCGGACTACGACCGCATCAAGGAGACGCCGCTCGTCCTCGGGATGGACGAGGCCCATAACTTCCTGACCGACGCCGACAGCGTGCAGGGCCGCAAGGTCATCGGGAAGTTCACCGAGGCCGCCAAACAGGGCCGCAAGGAGCGTCTCGGCCTGTACCTCATCACGCAGGACCCACAGGACATCGCCGACCCGGTGTTCAAGCAGATCAATACGACGATGGTACTCAACCTCGGCGACGAAGACGCCATCTCGGCGGTGAACATCCCCAGCAATCTGGAATCGAAGGTTCCCTACATGGAGAAGGGCCAGCGGGTCGTCTACTCGCCCGATAACTCCGAGCCAGTCGAACTCATCGGCCTGTCGACGTGTGTGACTCGCCACGGGCGAGACTGA
- a CDS encoding endonuclease/exonuclease/phosphatase family protein, protein MKPTRVMSFNVRYDTAGDGVDGWPHRRRLVAGTIQYHNPDIIGVQEAMAHQLRELEVLLDGYEWVGDPRESVDAGGEHTAIGYRAERFDCAATNTFWLSEQPAEPSSVGWDAAYPRVATWARLRDRDTDDDLLCLNTHLDHQGADARVEGIELVLDHLDSATRDAPAVVMGDFNCVVGEPAYERAEGHELPDGRRLVDTRNTATVTHGPTTSRTDFHDLLPEMGIDHVFVSEDVAVDTRAVIADRDDDHYGSDHLPVVVDCEP, encoded by the coding sequence ATGAAGCCGACGCGGGTGATGTCTTTCAATGTGCGGTACGATACTGCCGGGGATGGGGTAGACGGGTGGCCCCACAGGCGGCGGCTGGTGGCGGGGACCATCCAGTATCACAATCCCGATATTATCGGGGTGCAGGAGGCGATGGCACACCAGCTCCGGGAGCTAGAGGTGTTGCTGGACGGCTACGAGTGGGTCGGTGACCCACGGGAATCCGTCGATGCCGGCGGGGAGCACACGGCCATCGGCTACCGGGCCGAGCGCTTCGACTGTGCGGCCACGAACACGTTCTGGCTCTCCGAACAGCCCGCCGAGCCGAGCAGCGTCGGCTGGGACGCTGCCTATCCCCGCGTGGCGACCTGGGCCCGCCTTCGTGACCGCGACACCGACGATGACCTCCTGTGTCTGAACACGCATCTCGACCATCAGGGGGCTGACGCGCGTGTCGAGGGTATCGAACTGGTGCTTGACCATCTCGATTCTGCCACCCGGGATGCGCCCGCAGTGGTGATGGGTGATTTCAACTGTGTCGTCGGTGAACCGGCCTACGAGCGCGCCGAGGGGCACGAACTCCCGGACGGCCGCCGGCTCGTTGACACCCGCAACACAGCGACCGTCACCCACGGCCCGACGACAAGCCGAACCGACTTCCACGACCTGCTCCCCGAGATGGGTATCGACCACGTGTTCGTCAGCGAGGACGTGGCCGTCGACACCAGAGCGGTCATCGCCGACCGCGACGACGACCACTACGGCTCCGACCACTTGCCCGTCGTGGTCGACTGCGAGCCCTGA
- a CDS encoding DUF7113 family protein, with the protein MLLIRGTAGGTAVTGTLYEPGEEPPEFKGAPDEGTPYVWVCDAFYEVESGGQVQSIGDREIRIAFESPMPRGFETRDAAIDAAKEHVRTQFARLGVAGETVDVTVQQAETA; encoded by the coding sequence ATGTTGCTTATTCGGGGGACGGCAGGCGGGACGGCGGTGACCGGGACGCTGTACGAACCGGGTGAGGAGCCGCCCGAGTTCAAGGGCGCGCCGGACGAGGGGACGCCCTACGTCTGGGTCTGTGACGCTTTTTACGAGGTCGAGAGCGGCGGGCAGGTCCAGTCCATCGGCGACCGCGAGATACGAATCGCCTTCGAGTCCCCGATGCCCCGCGGCTTCGAGACGCGCGATGCGGCCATCGACGCGGCCAAGGAACACGTCCGAACGCAGTTCGCCCGGCTCGGCGTCGCCGGCGAGACGGTCGACGTGACGGTACAGCAGGCCGAGACGGCGTAG